The genomic DNA GCATGGAGCGGCGCTGACTGGGCCTGTTGATTAAAAACCACGCGGCGCGATCGGTCTGTGGCGAACAGACCGCATGCGCGGCGTGCGCGGGGGCGCTGGCCACGGCCAGGGAGAAACTGGCCCGTGGGAAATTGGAAAATTTACAAGCGGCGCGCAATCGTTACATATTGCGCAGTCGGTAAAGGTTATCGATTGTGGCGCAGCCATTCACGCGTCGGGAAGGAGTGAAAAGTTGTCGTGATCGGCGAGGCGCAATTGGAGCGGCGGCGCCGTCGCCGAAGTCCCCGGCGGCAGATTCTGAACATGCGCAGCGACGCCGGCGAAGCGCGACTTTAGGCGCCAGCCGCGCGAATGCACGCATTCTTGACGCAGAACTTGAAAGGTTGGTTGTTCAAACCTGGTCATTTCCCAAGGTGGGCGATCGCATCCAGGAACGGCGTGTTTGGGATTTGCACAAGCCCTGCAAATGGGCTCTGCAGTTCCAGGATCAGAAAGATCGCCCCGGCCACCGAAAGCGCTGCCAGCAGCAATGCCGCGACCACCGTGCCATTGCTGGGCGCGAATGTGCCGAAACTCGCAAACAACACGGCGAACCAGAATGCCAACATGTACAGCATGGGGCCTGACGCTGTCGTTTGGGCTTGTTCGTACTCCAGCCAGCGCATTTGGCCAAGCTCCAAGCATAGCGCGACAGCGTGGTCTTTGAGCGTCGATTGCAACTCATTGTTTGGCGCCAACGATTGGGTCGCAGCCAGCAGATCTTCCGTGTGCAAAGCGCTAGGATCCAGTTGTGATTCGCTGGTTTGCCAATCGGGCCACATGCGCTTTGTCACCTGCTCGACGGCGTGGCGATACAGGACGCGCACCGCATGGGTCTCGGGACCAAAATTCGCCAGCACGCGATCGAGATAAATGACTTTGGCGGCCATTTGAATCACACCGTCCGATTCTTTGTCGTACGATTCCTTTGCCGACGCGACAAGCAAGCCGAGGATCAGCGCGGCCATGGTTGCCACGAACCCCATCG from Pirellulales bacterium includes the following:
- a CDS encoding DUF4239 domain-containing protein codes for the protein MSTTTTSLMVFVCAFGAALCGMLLRRALPEHHLSSDTKETVKLAMGFVATMAALILGLLVASAKESYDKESDGVIQMAAKVIYLDRVLANFGPETHAVRVLYRHAVEQVTKRMWPDWQTSESQLDPSALHTEDLLAATQSLAPNNELQSTLKDHAVALCLELGQMRWLEYEQAQTTASGPMLYMLAFWFAVLFASFGTFAPSNGTVVAALLLAALSVAGAIFLILELQSPFAGLVQIPNTPFLDAIAHLGK